A stretch of DNA from Bradyrhizobium algeriense:
GGCATCGCCAACGTCACCAACAACAGCGGCGGCACGATCTCAGGCGGGGCGTTCGGCATCCTCGCCAACGGCACCGCGACCGTGAACAACGACGGCGGCACAATCAAGGGCACAATCGGCATTCAAGCCAGCGGTGCCGCCACCATCACCAACGCCGGTACCATCGCCAGTACTGCCGGCGCGGCGGGTACCGCGATCAAGCTGACCAGCGCCGCCGACACGCTGACCCTGAAGCTCGGCTCGCAGGTCGTCGGCAAGGTCGACATGGGTCTCAACACCGCCGACGTCATCAATGTCGAGGCCACCACCGGCTCTCCGGGGCGCGGCTTGTCGACCTTGACGCGCAGCGCGGCGGGTGTGGTCGAGGCGCTGAAGGCGCGGCTCGTCAATTTCGAAGGCGTCATCAACACGGTGCTGGTCTCGCTCGGAGCGGGCGGCCAGCCCAGCGTGACGGTCGGCGACGTCACCGCCTCGCTCGATCCCACCGCATTGGCGCAAGCCGATCGAACGCTGATGGAGTTCACCGGCGGCGTGTCGTCGATGGTGCAGGGCCGGCTCAACGGCGTGTCGCCGACCGGCGGCTCGAACCTGACGATGATGAGCTACGCCATGGAGGACTCTGTGCCGGCGGCGAAGGCCAATGCGCAGATCTTCAACAAGGCTCCGGCGGCGAGCTGGGGCGCGGCGCCGGTGACGGTCTGGAGCAGCGCCTTCGGCGGACAACGCACCCAGAACGAGACCGATGCGACGCTGCGTTCGACCGCGACCGCGTTTGGCGGCGCGATCGGCATCGACCGCAAGGTCCGGCCGGACTGGCTGCTCGGGGCGTTCATTGGCGGCGGCGCCGGACGGCTCTCAATCGATCTGAGCTCGCAGAAGGTCGACACCGAGTACGTGTTCGGCGGCGGCTACAGCCGGTTCGAATGGGCGAACCAGTTCCTCGATTTGACGCTGCAGGGCGGCAATGCCCGCAACAAGTCGAGCCGGCTGGTGCAGAACAACATTGCCGGAGGCATTGATACCGCGAGCGCCAGCTACAACGGCTGGTTCGTCAGCCCGGAAGTGGCCTATGGCTATCGCCTCGACGTCGGCAACGGCTATTTGCTGACGCCGACGGCGCGGCTGCGCTATGTCGCCGGCTTCTTCGACGGCTATAGCGAATCCGGCTCGGCGCAGACGCTCTCGGTCGGCCGGCGCACGTTGCAGGATATCGAGGAGCGGGCCGAACTCGACGTCTCCAGGACGACGAGCTTCTTCGGCGGCGACCACGTCTTGAAGACCAATGTCCATGGCGGCGTGATCGCGCTGCAGCGGGTCGGCGACACCACGGTGAGCACCGTGCTGATCGGGCAGAACCTCGCCTTCGCCACGCCGGGCAAAGCCAGCACGGTCGGCGCGGTGTTCGGCGCCGGCTTCGACTATCGCACCAGCCAAAACGTCGCGGTGTTCGGCGCCGTCGAAGGCATCGCGATGTCCGACCAGAGCCGCACCGCCACCGCCAAGGGCGGCGTGCGGGTGACGTTCTGAGCGTTTCGCCGCCGCGCCGTCAGGCGGGCAATCCGAAGCCGTCATTCCGGGGCGATGCAAAGCATCGAACTATGGTGCGCAATTGCGCACCTGAGAATCTCGAGATTCCCCGGTGTGCAATTGCACACCTGAGGTCTGGTCCTTCGGACCATCTACGTTGCGCAATTGCGCATCGGGGAATGACGAAGGCTGACGGAATGCGTATAGGGCCGCGCGACGTTTGCATGACCGCTCGATGCCGATCATGGCCGGGCCTGTCGCAAATTTGCATCAGCGGCACACCAATTGTCCGCATTTCGTTTTGGTCCAAGCCCTCTGCGCTTCCGTCCAAGTCGCAAATCCCCCTCGCGCATAAGACTAGCGGATATCGAATCTCGCTTGTGAGATTCATGTCGGGCGCTGCCACTCGCGTGGTCGAGTAATCAACGGAGAATTCAATGAAGCGGATTTTGGGCGGAATGGTTGTGGCGGTGGCGCTATCCGGTTCAAGCTTCGCCGCCGATCTCGGCGCGCGCACCTACGCCAAGGCGCCCGCGATGATGGCTCCCGCCGCCAACTGGTCCGGCTGGTATGCCGGTGTTAATGCAGGCTGGGTTGGTGGCGCAAACGAAGTCAGCACCAGCGGAGCGGTGTCTCCGGCCAATACGGCTGACCTGCCCAATGCAGCCGCCATGGCGGCTGGTGCAACAAGTTCGTCCCGGGGATCAAACAGCTTCATCGGCGGCGGTCAGTTTGGGTACAACTATCAATTCTCGCCGCTGTTTGTAGCGGGTTTCGAGGCGGACATTCAGGGCATATCCCGATCGCGCCGAAGCTCGTCCTCATCTGTGTTTCCGGGAGGTCCCGGCGTACCACCCGGGACTGGCTTCGCGACCAACATCGCCAATACGTCGGATCCGGCCTACCTTGGAACGTTTCGGGCTCGTCTCGGCGTTACCGTGAATCCGAACATTCTTTTATATGCGACCGGTGGCTTGGCGTACGGGGAAACAAAATCCGACACGGCCATCGCTCAATCCGGGATTAATGCCACTAACCCCAACCAACCGCCCTTCACCATCACTCCGGCATCAGGAGCGTTTTCTGGCATGCGCGTGGGATATGCCGTTGGTGCGGGTGGCGAGTGGATGTTCGCTCCCAACTGGAGCGCCAAGCTCGAGTATCTATACTATGATCTGGGCTCCGCGACCTATTCGACCGGAAGCCTTGTCAGCAGCAGT
This window harbors:
- a CDS encoding outer membrane protein, translated to MKRILGGMVVAVALSGSSFAADLGARTYAKAPAMMAPAANWSGWYAGVNAGWVGGANEVSTSGAVSPANTADLPNAAAMAAGATSSSRGSNSFIGGGQFGYNYQFSPLFVAGFEADIQGISRSRRSSSSSVFPGGPGVPPGTGFATNIANTSDPAYLGTFRARLGVTVNPNILLYATGGLAYGETKSDTAIAQSGINATNPNQPPFTITPASGAFSGMRVGYAVGAGGEWMFAPNWSAKLEYLYYDLGSATYSTGSLVSSSFGPTAFPGFGIGAVDTSTKVRFDDHIVRVGVNYHFN